A section of the Castanea sativa cultivar Marrone di Chiusa Pesio chromosome 12, ASM4071231v1 genome encodes:
- the LOC142618351 gene encoding putative disease resistance protein RGA1 — translation MAAAETFVFNIAAKLLGELVSPAFQEACLVWGVESDLRRLENTLSNVKAVLLDAEEQRVHNQELTVWLGQLKEVFYDAQDVLDDFECEALRRQVVEMQGSTTRKVSRFFSSSNPLVFQTKMAHKVKEIRARLDEVAADRAKFHLSQRSDDRHVVRGREMSYSFVQASDVIGRGQDKDKIVEYLMDPSDVQSISVVSVVGIGGLGKTALAKLVFNDERVIEHFELKCWVCVSDEFVLKQLLVKMIKSITSENRSDLDEEQLQVLLRNNLDGKKFFLVLDDVWNEDREKWFELKNLLIGGANGSKILVTTRSPTIASMMGTMSPYNLEGLLHQECLSLFIKWAFDEGKERQHTNLVEIGDAIVKKCKGVPLAVKSLGSLLYSKLDECDWLFVRDNEMWKLNRKERDILSVLQLSYNQMPSYLKQCFAFLSLFPKDYDFNTFDLIPHWMANGLLQSPNENQEPEDIGNQYIDELYSRCFLQDYNDLGYLREFKIHDLAHDLALSSAQSECLILNCQIQNISKKVWHLSYTDNTWQNENGLKCLQKSKSLRTIFSVVEGVGPSTKSFVDSYVSKFRYLGVLDLSDSSFEVLPSSIGTMKHLRLLYLSRNCRIHKLPNSICKLQNLQTLHLRGCEKLEELPKDIRYLIRLRNFSVTTKQKSLPGCPNSLRFLVLSNCGNLESLVEMMQVCTSLRFLRIDNCGGLISLLPILKLLTTLEALVIENCEKLDLIEMEDNQDDFPTSFRALRFIGLPQLVAMPDWIKRSSNSLQILVIESCPNLTTFPEWLVNLESLRRLTILNCPKLSSLKLCLPALRSFRIAECPELIRRYQPEIGEDWHMIAHASDIYLDGKRIK, via the coding sequence TGAGTGTGAAGCACTACGGAGGCAAGTGGTGGAAATGCAGGGGAGCACTACCAGGAAGGTAAGccgtttcttttcttcctctaaTCCACTTGTATTTCAAACCAAGATGGCTCACAAAGTCAAAGAAATTAGAGCACGTTTAGATGAGGTTGCAGCTGATAGGGCTAAGTTTCATCTCTCTCAACGGTCAGATGATAGGCATGTGGTGCGTGGAAGGGAGATGAGTTACTCCTTTGTCCAGGCTTCAGATGTGATAGGAAGAGGCCAAGACAAAGACAAAATTGTGGAGTATCTAATGGATCCTAGTGATGTTCAATCCATCTCTGTTGTGAGTGTAGTTGGGATTGGAGGTCTTGGCAAGACTGCGTTAGCTAAACTGGTGTTTAATGATGAAAGAGTGATAGAGCATTTTGAGTTAAAGTGTTGGGTGTGTGTGTCTGACGAATTCGTTTTAAAACAACTACTGGTTAAAATGATCAAATCAATAACTAGTGAAAATCGTAGCGATTTGGATGAGGAGCAGTTGCAAGTGCTACTTCGAAACAATTTGGATGGCAAGAAATTCTTTCTTGTCTTGGACGACGTATGGAACGAGGATAGGGAAAAATGGTTTGAGTTGAAGAATTTGTTGATAGGGGGTGCCAATGGAAGTAAGATTCTTGTGACTACACGCAGCCCAACAATTGCTTCCATGATGGGCACCATGTCCCCATACAACTTGGAAGGTCTTTTACATCAAGAGTGTCTGTCCCTATTTATAAAATGGGCATTTGATGAAGGAAAAGAGAGGCAGcacacaaacctcgtggaaattgggGATGCGATTGTGAAAAAATGCAAAGGGGTTCCCTTGGCAGTGAAATCGTTAGGAAGCCTACTATATTCAAAGCTTGATGAATGTGATTGGCTATTTGTAAGAGATAATGAAATGTGGAAATTGAACAGAAAAGAAAGGGATATTTTGTCGGTCTTGCAATTGAGTTACAATCAGATGCCATCTTACTTGAAACAAtgttttgcttttctttcactttttccAAAAGATTATGATTTCAATACTTTTGATTTAATTCCACATTGGATGGCAAATGGGCTTCTTCAATCaccaaatgaaaatcaagagcCGGAAGATATTGGCAACCAATATATAGATGAGCTCTATTCAAGATGTTTCCTTCAAGATTATAATGATTTAGGTTACCTGCGAGAATTCAAAATACATGATCTTGCACATGACCTAGCACTATCATCAGCCCAAAGTGAGTGCTTAATTCTTAATTGTCAGATCCAAAACATCTCTAAAAAGGTTTGGCATTTGTCATATACTGACAATACTTGGCAGAATGAAAATGGTTTAAAATgtttacaaaaatcaaagagtttacGAACCATTTTTTCTGTGGTGGAAGGAGTTGGACCTTCTACTAAATCCTTTGTTGATTCATATGTCTCAAAATTTAGATACCTGGGAGTTCTAGATTTAAGTGACTCAAGTTTTGAGGTGTTACCTAGCTCCATTGGTACCATGAAGCATTTAAGGTTGTTGTATTTGAGTAGAAATTGTAGAATTCATAAACTCCCTAACTCCATTTGCAAGCTTCAAAATTTGCAAACTTTACATCTCAGAGGATGTGAAAAATTAGAAGAATTACCAAAAGATATAAGATACCTAATCAGACTCAGGAATTTTTCGGTGACAACCAAACAGAAGTCTCTACCTGGGTGCCCAAATTCCCTACGATTTTTGGTATTATCAAATTGTGGCAATCTAGAATCTTTAGTTGAAATGATGCAAGTTTGTACAAGCCTTCGGTTCTTGAGAATTGACAATTGTGGGGGTCTGATCTCTTTGCTTCCTATCCTAAAATTACTTACCACATTAGAGGCTTTGGTTATTGAGAATTGTGAGAAGCTTGATTTGATTGAAATGGAAGACAATCAAGATGATTTCCCAACGAGCTTTCGAGCATTACGCTTTATTGGATTGCCACAGTTGGTGGCTATGCCCGATTGGATTAAACGCTCTTCAAATTCTTTACAAATCCTTGTGATAGAGAGTTGTCCTAACTTGACAACATTTCCAGAGTGGCTGGTGAATCTCGAATCTCTTAGACGACTTACAATTTTGAATTGCCCCAAATTGTCTTCTTTGAAGCTTTGTCTCCCAGCTCTAAGATCTTTCAGAATTGCAGAATGTCCCGAATTAATTAGAAGATACCAACCTGAAATCGGAGAGGATTGGCACATGATTGCTCATGCCTCAGACATTTATCTTGACGGCAAGCGGATTAAATAA